The Acanthopagrus latus isolate v.2019 chromosome 6, fAcaLat1.1, whole genome shotgun sequence genome includes a region encoding these proteins:
- the acad9 gene encoding complex I assembly factor ACAD9, mitochondrial yields MSVNRLVHLSKSVQIGKRLLACNVRHAGKQALHLQQRRTFKTQSRNLAYAKDLFLGQVNKAEVFPYPEIGNEEVEEIKQLVAPVERFFSEEVDSAKIDREAKIPPETLNGLKELGLFGIMVPEEYGGLGLSNTMYARLAEIISLDGSIAVTLAAHQAIGLKGILIAGNEAQKQKYLPKLASGEHIAAFCLTEPGSGSDAASIQTRATLSEDGKQYLLNGSKIWISNGGMADVMTVFARTEVDVDGVKKDKITAFIVERAFGGITSGKAEDKLGIRGSNTCEVSFDNVPVPVENVIGEVGGGFKVAMNILNSGRFSMGSSSAGMIKKLIELTAEYAASRKQFNKSLSEFGMIQEKFAMMALNAFVMESMAYLTAGMMDRPGLPDCSLEAAMVKVFSSEGGWICVSEALQVLGGLGYTKDYPYERYVRDCRILPIFEGTNEILRMYIALTGMQYAGKALTGKIKEMKKGNIGLVFGMVGKKLKSSLGGSVDFGLTGKDGVVHPSLAESAKKFEQNVSLVGSTVESLLYRYGKTIVDEQLILKRVADVMINLYAMTAVLSRASRSISIGLRNHDHEVLLANTFCSDAFFKNNYLMTQLQKHSPENNDANIKKIAREVLENRAYICSHPLERTF; encoded by the exons ATGAGTGTCAATAGATTAGTCCACTTGTCCAAATCTGTTCAAATCGGAAAGCGGCTGCTCGCCTGTAATgtgaggcatgctgggaaacagGCGCTTCATCTTCAGCAGAGGAGGACTTTTAAAACTCAGTCAAGAAACCTCGCTTATGCCAAGGATTTGTTCCTCGGTCAGGTGAACAAG GCTGAGGTGTTCCCTTATCCGGAAATTGGAAATGAAGAAGTGGAGGAGATCAAGCAGCTTGTTGCACCAGTGGAAAGATTCTTCAGTGAGGAAG ttgacTCTGCAAAGATTGACCGGGAAGCTAAAATCCCTCCAGAGACTTTGAATGGGCTGAAGGAGCTGGGGCTGTTTGGAATCATGGTCCCTGAGGAGTATG GGGGTCTTGGATTGTCCAACACCATGTATGCACGACTGGCAGAGATCATCTCATTAGATGGCTCTATAGCTGTAACATTGGCTGCACATCAAGCCATTGGACTGAAG GGGATTCTGATAGCAGGGAATGAAGCCCAGAAGCAGAAGTATCTGCCCAAACTGGCCTCAGGAGAACACATCGCCGCTTTCTGTCTGACAGAGCCTGGAAG TGGAAGTGACGCAGCCTCCATTCAGACCCGTGCAACCCTGTCAGAAGATGGAAAGCAATACCTGCTCAACGGCTCGAAG ATCTGGATTTCAAATGGAGGCATGGCAGATGTTATGACAGTGTTCGCCCGCACCGAGGTGGATGTAGATGGTGTGAAGAAAGATAAGATCACTGCTTTTATCGTGGAGAGGGCTTTTGGGGGCATCACCAGCGGCAAGGCTGAGGACAAACTGGGCATCCGGGGCTCCAACA CCTGTGAAGTGTCCTTTGACAATGTCCCGGTGCCAGTGGAGAATGTAATAGGAGAAGTGGGTGGTGGATTCAAG GTTGCCATGAACATCCTGAACTCGGGGAGGTTCAGTATGGGCAGTTCCTCGGCTGGAATGATTAAAAAACTTATcg aactgaCCGCAGAGTACGCTGCATCCAGAAAGCAGTTTAACAAAAGTCTGTCTGAGTTCGGTATGATTCAG GAGAAGTTTGCAATGATGGCTCTTAACGCCTTTGTGATGGAAAGCATGGCGTACCTGACAGCAGGGATGATGGACAGACCGGGGCTTCCAGACTGTTCTCTAGAGGCTGCCATGGTCAAG GTGTTCAGCTCAGAGGGAGGCTGGATCTGTGTCAGCGAGGCTCTTCAGGTGCTTGGCGGTCTGGGTTATACAAAGGACTACCCCTATGAGCGCTATGTCAGAGACTGTCGCATCCTGCCCATCTTTGAG GGCACCAATGAAATCCTGAGGATGTACATCGCTCTCACTGGAATGCAGTATGCTGGAAAAGCTCTCACAGGGAAAATAAA GGAgatgaagaaaggaaatataGGCTTGGTTTTCGGCATGGTGGGCAAGAAACTGAAGAGCTCATTGGGAGGTTCGGTGGACTTCGGCCTGACGGGAAAAGATGGAGTGGTGCATCCCAGCTTGGCA GAAAGTGCCAAAAAGTTTGAACAGAATGTCAGCCTTGTGGGATCGACTGTGGAGAGCCTGCTGTACAGATATGGAAAG ACTATAGTGGATGAACAGCTTATCCTGAAGAGAGTAGCAGATGTGATGATCAACCTCTACGCTATGACAGCTGTCCTGTCCAGAGCCAGCCGCTCCATCAGCATCGGCCTCAGAAACCACGACCACGAG